The following DNA comes from Miscanthus floridulus cultivar M001 chromosome 5, ASM1932011v1, whole genome shotgun sequence.
TTTGCTCCTAAATCAAATTGCTTCAAAACTGTTTTAAACTGAATTTCAGgtttagaaaataaaaagaaaaggtcacagctctctctctctctctctctttctgtttggcctgctggcttgctgcttcgGCTGCTGGCCAGAGCATCATTTGGCCCAGCGCCGCGGCCAACCTGGCCAAGCCGCACAGGCACCGGCGCGCCCCTCTCTTGCTCTTTCCCTGTTTGACTGACGCCGGGGCCCGCTCAGCAGGGTCGTCACCTTCCCCTGGCCGTGCCCAAGCCCAACTCGACTGGGAACAAATTCCGCAGCCGTTCTACCTTGCCCGTGTGCTAGGCGCGCCTGCTCCCTTCTCTTTGGCATGCTGCCATCTCGGTCCCGCGCCTACTCTCTGTGCTCGATGGGCTCGACGTGTCAGCCACCGTTTCCGTCATCTCCCTCGCAATGGAAAGAACGCTACCGCTTACCTTCCTTGAGGTCACCGAATCCTTCACGATCTCCCTCCTTTCCATCTTTGGAGCATCTTCGGCTATAAAAGTGATGCGCCGCACCCGTTGCCCTTCCCCGACCCCTTCGCAGCAGCCGCAACGCCCGGAAGCTTTCGCGCCGCCGTCATGAAtcctcgctgctgctgccgctcgGCGATCCACTCGTGCGCAGCTCTGTTGCCGCCCTCAGCCCTGTGCCGAGCTCCGCAGCAAGGTGAAAAAGCTAGGAGTGCCTCCCTTTTTCCTTTTCTCATTTTCGTTTGCTCACAGCTTGTCGCCGGACATTTACAGGATCTTTCCGTCCGCCTCGTCGAGCAGCCCGTCATCTCTGTTCGTTCCCTGTCATCAAGATCATCCTAGGTGAGCTCGCAGTCGTCTTCTATTTCTCGATACCCCTTCGTGTCTATTTTGTTAGATTAAGTCAATTTTTGATCCCTCAACTATTGTGtcggtctaattttaaccctcaaaTATAAAACCATCTGGTATCGGTACTGTGACTGTCAAaatcgttcacttttagcacctgagcgaggcaaggctgttttgaccgacgttgagcggttttgccacgcaacctccatctcagtgacatgtggggcccacatgcCATCGACTCGatccctccctctccatcctcacgGCCATGGCTCGCCAGCAACTGGCCAGCCGTGCTGCTCGCGCCGCCGCCTTGCTCGCGTGTCACACGCGTCGTGCTGCTCGAGCGCCACCGTCCTGCTCGTGCACCGCTGCCGCAGCCTGCTCAAGCGTCATCGCCCTGCTCAGCGAAGACATGGGCACATCTGGCTCGAGGAGCAGCTCGTGATCCTGTACATGGCGTAATGCGGGTGCTGTAGCTGCTTGGGGACGCGGCACGAAGGCGAGTCAGCCGGCGACGCCGGCTTGGATCCCGGCGACGCGCCGAACAGGAGGCGCGAGGAATGACTGTGGGCCGGCAACGGCGTCGACGACGACGGGTCAAAGGAGCACGGGAGCTGGTTCGCAAGCGCGCCACCACCGCCCTTGCACGTGGAGGGCATCGTGAGCACCGGCGACTCAGCCACCTGCAGGCAGAGGAGGCGGTGCAGCAACGCAACGACCGACTCGATGGAGTCCGCGAGCGCTGCGTGCGCATTGGCGAGTGCATAGCGGTGGCGGATGGCCGCGGCGAGCAGCTCGGAGCGGGCGCGGCTGAGCGCGACGGCCTCCTGGTCGTCGAGCTTGGACCCCCTTGCACCCCATCGCTTCATCGCCGACTCGCTGCGGCACCATGGCCATGGCGTCGCCGCCACCACGGCTGCCTGCGCATGGATCTTCGCTCCTGCTTTCTTCCCCCATCCTCCACCACATGGGCAGCAAGTCAAGCACCAAGCTACACCACGACGCCGGGAGCTTCCGCAACAAGCCGGACAAGCCATCAAACTACACCGTGAACAAAAGTAGCAGCAACAAATGGCAGTGGGGTTCCGCTAGCGGCTCACGGCGCCCACGGTCCCGAAGGTGTCGTCGCTAGTCCGCCGCACGCAGCACAAGATGCTGTCCTACTCCCGCGTCCGCTGCAACAGCCTGTCAGGGCGCTTCCACCTGGTGGTGGCGGGCCTGCACGAGTCAGCGAAAGCGCTCATCGACTGGACAGAGGAACCGACGCAGGCCTTCAGCCCGGCGTGGGTCGCTGACGGGGCAGCCAGTCTGCTGGACGACCACCTCCTCCTGTGCTGCCGTGACGCCGCACGCCTCGCCGCGGCGCTCCGCGCCAAGCGACGCACCGACCGCCTGCCGCGCGAGGTTGCATCATATTCATATCGACAAGTGGCAATTCATCTTTAGGAATTCAGAATGCACATATCCCCTTGAGATGTCTTCAGGGCCATAAGTCACAATGCTAAAAAATCAGCAGCATGTTCAAGCATTGGTAGAAGATAAAAAGATCAGTTCGGATGGCCTCAGATCACATAGAACAATAGCAATCGGTCCAGGGCAATGCCCCTGTGGACACCATCACTGAAAGCTTCACATGGTTCACGGCATCCACAGAATCAACAGATAGAAAAAGGACGTCTGATTACGCACAACCTTTAGCCCAAATGTACCATTTATACACCTTCGATTCCAATACCTGACAGCCTCACTGGATCTAGACAAATTTAGTCTTGCCACCCTTCTCAGACTTCTTCACCTGTTGTCAATTACAATAATGTCAAGCTTCCATGGAGGAATAGCAATGATGATAAATATGGACTATATCATGATTGCAGGTGCAGGAGCAAGTGCCTGCTTACCACTTTAAATGTTGACTGCAGCTTGCTTAGCTCAACGGGGCACTCTCCCTTCTCATCATACTCAGAAAATTCACCTTCAGAGCAGTCAATTTCAAAAGGAGTCCCATGCACCTTAAAAAAGATGGCACATTGTTAGCACATCACACAACAAAAACTAAACAATTGTGACATTGAGTACATGCAGAACTAGCAATAAACTAAAATCCGCAAAAGGATGGTTTTAAATCAAACTCCCAATTGTTCAAAAGGTGAAACTTTCTAGATTTGGAAAAACAATTTAAAACAAGTCATAGACTTGAGTTGTTACTGTGAAAGAAATCAAAGACATTTTATTTCTTCTTGGAGAAAGAAGACAGCCAGTCAGTGTGTGAACTATGAACATAAAGAATCGGTGTGTCAACTTAAAGAATAATACATTCGTAGGTCAGATGCCATACAAGCTACACACACATGGGAAACCCTATGCCACTTCAAAATAAAAGCACATATACACTTTTAACACTTCTATGCTTAAGTAATGCACAATGTGAAAACAGATAACTGTAATACACCCTTGTATTAAGCAATGTGTAATGTGAAAACAAATAATTGTACCAGAGTTATGCCATACATGGAAAATGGAGTATTGAATATAACAAATCAAGCACACAGAAATGACACTCACACAGAATAGAATACCAGAAAGAGCTCATTTCTAGAATGTGTGAATAACTTTGAAAAGATTAATTATTTACAACTAATGTGTTGGCTTTGTATATGTAAGCAGTCATTAACATTCATGATATAAGATCAAGAAAAAACATACAGATTCAGCCTTCCAGCCAGCACCAAAAGAAAACTCAACAGGTTCATAGCCTCTGCAGTCAAACACCATCAAACAAGTCTTCTCTTCTTTCTGGCTCTGCTCAATAGTAAGTGGCGTCCCATGACCAGGAATCATCACAATTGTTCCATCTCTCCCACAAAGCTTGCACTGAGAGAAGACAAAACATCATACACAGGAGGACATAGCTTACATGGTACAACAAAATATACAAAGTAAATACACTATTACTGAAACAGTTTGTGTTCTCCTTTACGCCTTTGTTAGAAACCTCAtggaaaaaaattaaacaaaaaaccttattatatggattgaaacaagttTTCCCTCCTTTATGCCTTTGTTGGAAACCTCAAGGAGAAAATTTAGATAAAGAACCTCGAGATACCAAATTGATTATTGGACAGTAAGTCATTCAGAAAGTTGTTATCGCTAATCAAATCATGAAGTGGATTGCTAGAACAAAAAGGCTATTTTGACCAAAAAAAGGTGAGGATCCTACATATACTTTCAAGGCACAAAATAAGAAATTTTTAAGCTTCCAGGTCAAAAATGGCACAATTCAATCCCCACTTTAATAATGAAATCAGTACTCCTCATAGAAGCCATTCCCAGCCTACTAAATAAATAACATAAAAGAAGGAAATCCAGAAGAGTAAAGGAATCTCAACAAACTATATCATCAGTGATCTCATTTGCTGTCACCATGCAAGTTCATCAAACAGCCAATAGAAAGTCAGCTGATATCGATTATCATCAGCGACACTAACAAGCACTGCGTGTTCATCGATCATACAAAAAGCACAGGATAATCGCATTTCCTGTAAAAAAAATGCACTTCTCGCTCACTTAAAAGCATATATACTTAGAACACTAAACAGAGTTTACCATTATATACAAATATAACTCTCCACACCCAATCTAATGCCGCTTTTACTTTTACCCATGGAAAGAAAATTCGTTCACCAAATCTACTCTAAACAAAGGCAAGTGGATGTATGAAGAAATGAGCACCATGTACCAGAGCAATAAAAGTGTCTCGTACTAAACATCTAAACTATGCTAGCACCTTATAGACATACTAACAAGCTGATTGATCCATCTTCCATACTAACAAACACTCCTCACAGGCCAGTCTTATCAAGCACACCAACATTACAGCAGAGGGAAGCCGAATCCATTCGGCCACAGATGTTTGCAAGGGTACCTTCTGGACGAGGTGAGCCGTGCCGTGTCCTTTGGGCAGGTCGACTTGCTCGCTGAGGGTGACGTAGGTGGACTTGGCGGTGACCTCCCCGCAGTTCTCGCACTTGAGCTGCGATCCAGCACAGAGAAGCGACCAAGCAAACCCGGCGATCAGCGCCTTTCGCGATCGATATGAGGGCAACCGGAGACGATCGAGACAAGGGAGGAGAAGGGAATGGGGACACGGACCTTGAGGTAGTAGGGGAAGTTGGGGTCGTCGCAGCCACGGCGGGGCTGCAGGTTGGTCAGGCCGTCCAGCTCCGCGCCCACCAACAGAGCGTAGTACAccatctccgccgccgccgcctgcttgCTAGGGTTAGGGCTCCGGGATCAGGGTTTGGACCGACGCCGCCGACGGAGACGAAGAGGGGGAAGGGTTACCTTCGGTTCGCCTTGCGGCTATAGGAAGGGAACGAATACGAAGGACGGAAGGAGAAGGACGAAACAGTGCTTGTGCGGTGCCATCGCCATTTGGACGAGAATGGCCCTATAGTTCGCGCGTGGATTGCGAGACCCGGGAGGGTAATTTAGTCATTGGGCACTGGCTGAGTGGCGCCTGAGGCCTGCGAATCAGATTTGACGGATTTGTGTTAGACTGTAGTCAAGGAGATC
Coding sequences within:
- the LOC136452306 gene encoding uncharacterized protein, whose protein sequence is MVYYALLVGAELDGLTNLQPRRGCDDPNFPYYLKLKCENCGEVTAKSTYVTLSEQVDLPKGHGTAHLVQKCKLCGRDGTIVMIPGHGTPLTIEQSQKEEKTCLMVFDCRGYEPVEFSFGAGWKAESVHGTPFEIDCSEGEFSEYDEKGECPVELSKLQSTFKVVKKSEKGGKTKFV